The proteins below come from a single Macrobrachium rosenbergii isolate ZJJX-2024 chromosome 50, ASM4041242v1, whole genome shotgun sequence genomic window:
- the LOC136832853 gene encoding uncharacterized protein: protein MANINDTEQWRSFIDTYRSLPAIWKVKSDEYKDKNKRNKAWEVLLNNLKEIVSNATLDDLKKKINNMRTCYRRELKKKEKSEKSGAGGDDMYEPTLWYFDLLHDFLGDQEIQIPGDSNLDESDDQGIGNTVGTKRKMQATHDTTKDQYLQKAVEHLDFIKHQKLMKDEAATYADSWAVSYRKLNETQKLYAKKLLMRFL, encoded by the coding sequence ATGGCAAATATAAATGACACTGAACAGTGGAGAAGTTTCATTGATACATATAGAAGTTTACCTGCGATTTGGAAAGTGAAAAGCgatgaatataaagataaaaacaagcgAAATAAAGCATGGGAAGTACTGTTGAATAACTTGAAGGAAATAGTTAGCAATGCCACTCTagatgatttgaaaaaaaaaataaacaatatgagAACTTGTTATAGGAGGgaattaaaaaagaaggaaaagtctgAAAAGTCTGGTGCGGGCGGTGATGACATGTACGAACCAACTTTATGGTATTTCGATCTGTTGCATGATTTTTTAGGAGACCAAGAAATCCAGATACCTGGAGATAGTAATTTGGATGAGAGCGATGACCAGGGAATTGGAAATACAGTAGGTACCAAGAGAAAAATGCAGGCTACTCATGATACAACTAAAGATCAGTATTTGCAAAAAGCTGTCGAACATTTAGATTTCATAAAACATCAGAAacttatgaaggacgaagccgCAACCTATGCAGATAGCTGGGCTGTATCCTACAGAAAGCTGAACGAGACACAAAAGTTGTATGCAAAAAAGCTATTGATGAGATTCTTATAA